The window AAGCCCATCTCCCATCTCTGTTCCACCTGCACCCAAGACTTCTCCAACACCAACTGGTCTCACCAAGAAACCCTGCGACTTTTAGACGCACTGGATCTGTACGGCGAAGATTGGCCAAAAATTTCCCAGCATGTCGGATCCAAAACCATAGACGATTGCATACTCCACTTCCTGAGCCTCCCCATCAACGATGACCTTCCCTCTTCTATTAACGATGATCACCAGACATCACCAAACGCCACCAAACACCACCTCCTTTCAAACTCCAACCACCCTGTTCTGTCTCTTCTCAACTTCATAAAAGAATCTATCCCACATCACGTGGCCTCCTCTTCCATTCAAGCTGCACTTCATTCTCTCCTCGAATCCTTCAACCAAGAACCTACTTCCCCTGTTAAACATGTTAATACACAACCTTTGCCTTCTCTCTGGTCCAAAATCCAAGCCTCCTCCCTTGCCTCACTCGCCCTCTCCTCCTTCAAAGCCTCGCTCCTCTTCGAAAAGGAGGAGCGAGAAATACAACAACACGTTCATCAACTTATCGCAATGCAATTCCAAAAACTAGAACTCAAGCTCAAGCAATTCGACGAACTGAAATGCATCCTTGACGCAGAACGAGCCAAAATAGAAGATGCACAAAAGCAACTCTACGCTGAACGCCAACGCTTCTTAGAAGAAATGAAGTAAGATCATGTAAACAGTCTGCGGTTCAAGAAGCATTTTGCAGCTAATGAATATaaatattacaagaaaaaaattttcGGCTGCTATTTCATGATCCCTTTCCATGCGAGTACTTTGAATTCTATCGAAACATGTCTCAACCAATACTTCTTTGACATCCTGTGCATATAATGGATACATGTATCTACTGCACCCTTCGATGACCTTGCTCCAACTGCTCTTAACCACTAAGCCGTCTTTGTACAAAAAAATTGTGTATTTGAAAAATCTCCAATTTCGCGTTTTGTGACAAATTCACTGTATTTTTTTCTAGTTATCGCCTCACACCAATACCATGAATACGCTAAACCCAGGCCTTAGCAAAACCCAAATCATCAGGTCGTGTCGGGATACCCTACGGCGTTACAGACGACTCCATCTGAATGGcgtcaaaaataaaaaatggtacaAGCTCTAAATTGTTAAAACACACACATATTGCGCGCTTCTAATGTTTAGAATGCTCCAGGGACGATTCTATGAAAGACTACATTCAGAATCAATATCGTAATCAGACCAACCCAATTCAGAACCGTATAATGCTGAAGGCACTTAACCTTGGATTCAATATTTTTACTAAACtcaattcaataaaaaaaattcagtcacATTGAACATGTTTTTAAACGTGTGTATATTATGTGCAGCTCGCGTGCATCAATCAAAGGCTCTTTGAAAAGTCCGCTTTTTTTTCTGGCCAAATGCCAAACTGGGTCTTGACTACACCCGTGTCAGATGACTCTTCTTACGAATGCCCAGCCTTGGACGTGATGACTGGGCTATGCAACAAAAAAAATTGTCGTTTTTTTCGTCAGTTGAGCAAATTTCTAAACGGAACCTGAATATAAATTTGTGTATGGTTGCTGATAACTTGACGTTAAACCGTGTAAAATTGAGAGCACACAATTGAGTGCTTTCGAGTTACTGCGCAGAGAGATCATGATGAGAGTTTACCTTAAACTTTGACATCCACAAAAATTTTCGCTAATTGGTGCTGTGCGCATAAATTACAACAGCGGAATGACAGATGAAAGTGCGAATatgacagatttaaaaaaaatgagtaTCATTTTACCTGTGACGAAATCAGTTTCGATGTCTAATTCTATTTTTCGATTTGTTGTATGTACAAAATGCAACAATTCGATTGTGTGCCAATCTCCCAATGAAGTTACGAGAAATGTGCTATTAGGAACATGTGGACATATTCTGTGTTTGAAGTGTTTTAGCTTTGTACCAAACACGTGCATTGCGTCTGTACAGGATTGCTGTCCGGTGTGTCACGAGTCTGTCACAATAAGACAACTGAGCATCTTAAATGCAACGCATATGGTTGAGCTGTTGGCAACAACAGTATCGATGTTGATGGAGAAACAAAAGGAGATGGAAAGACGTTGCAGGTGGATGAGTAGCGGACAAGACGAAGGGTGTTCATCGGAGCCATGTTCGTTGATTACAGAAGAAAAAGGTATTATTGGTACAGGTGGGTTGAGAATGCcagtatttagtttgaagagtcaAGAAATGGATCAGATTGGTATAGCAGAGAAGCCTACGTTTGCAGAGGGTGACGGTATTAATAGGGCTTGGGAAACCGTATCGAGTGAAGAAGGTAATAAACTGGGTCATATCAGCGAGGCGGAAGAGACAAAAACTGATAGAAGGAGGGGCACAGGGGGACTTTTGGTGCATCCGCTGAAGAGCATTTACGAAAAGTTGGCACAAAACGGATTTAAGAAATTATCATAGCAAGGGGCTTGTATAGAGATGATTAGCGTGAAATCAGCAGCACCGATGAATAGAGAGAGTAGGTATTGATGGGAATAAGTGAGTGAAATTATGATTTGCTAGGCTTGGAGGTTTTTTTAGGGAGAGTGAATTTTTTGTATGGTAATTATTTTTTTAGACATAAGGCGGTCTAACGGAGTTCAGAATAGAAAGCTCTGTTTTTGATGTGTTTGAGTCGTGTCGTGGTTAGGAGATGCGTATCTTTTGCGTACTTCCCTATCTTTTTCTAGGAGATGAATTTTCTGCTGCGACTCGACGTACCTTAATACAGTACAATATCAGACATCTTTTGAATGCCAGCTATCCAGAATCTGGAAATCATTTCGAGCATGAGAAACAATCATACACGTATTTTTTTGTTGAATTGTATAATACCTCTACGGATGACCTTGGAATGTATTTGGACGATACGAACGGATTTATAGGTATGAATTGCGGGGTGTATTGCCGCGTATTTTTACGTGTGTATTGTTAAGATTTTATGTTTTGAGCGTCAAAAACGAGAACGCGTTTGATTGCGAAGTTTGACGTCCGATCACGCGCTCGTCGACCACTGAAGAGATTGTTGTAGTCTTCTGTAATTTTGAGCGCTGCAGAATGCGCAGACAGAAATTGATGCATGTTTAGAACGTCCAGCCCTGAGGAGCAGGCACACATACGCATGAGGCTGACGAGTGACTTTGCTTTTCTAGACAGCTGTAGGAGAAAGGAGGAAGCTGTGTTGGTGTACTGCAAGACGGGGATGAATCGTTCAGTGAGTGTTGTAATAGGATATATGATGTACAAATATGGCAGAGGGTTGGAAGATATGATGGGAAAGATAGAACGTTTATTGGGGCAGAAGGCAAGAGTGAGGCAGGAATATTTGTTGCAACTAGCGGAGAAGGGGAAAAGTTGGGAGAGGGAAGGGGGCGACGAGGTGGTATTAGGAGAGGATGGATTTGACATTACGGAGATCGAAAAAGGTGTGAGAGAGAGACTAAGGTGGTGGGTGCGAGGAGCCGACGAAGAGGTTGAATGGGTGAAAGATGTCAGGAGGAAGGTGAAAAAAATACGGGGATGGGGAAAAATGATAAGAGAAGTATTATTTGATGAAATAAGGAATAATTTGCTGGTTTCTATGGAGAAGGTGCCTATCATGTGGGGAGAGTGTACAAGCGCAGGTGTGATGAAGAAAGATATGGAATACTGGATAGATAGAATGAATCAACTGATAGATAAATCAAAATTTTTGGCTGTACAAATTTTTCGTTCATCTTATGATGCGAATTATGAAAAGATTTTATTTGAGGAATTGCATGAATGGCTATGCAGGGCATACAAGGCGATTGGGAGAGGAGAAGAAGAGAGGAGTGCAGTAGACGAAGTCGAAAAGATTCTTTGGGTATTAGAATGTTGTAACTATTCAACATCCGACGCAATCGACACATATCAGAAAAAGTCAATTACAAGACTCTTAAGTTCGGTGTCTGAACATTCatatgaaaaaaatagaaaaaaaattcttgactTGGAAATTCAAATTCTAGAAAGGATAGAAACTGCATCAGTTTCTTTATCCACTATCCGCAGAATGATCCAAGATATTCTATCTAATTTAGAATATCAAAATCATCTATCAGAAAAAATCTCAATTACCATATTCCATATTCATCCAAGCTTTCTTCCATCTTGCCTATCTCTTGTCCCATCATTTCTTCTCCCGCCGTCCCTTTCATCGATGTTCGATTCATTTGTGTACTTTTTTCAAAAATCAAAGCCAGTTTTCATCATATCCGATCTTGGCTGTGCTCATCTCACCCTTCGACTCAATAACGCAAAATACCATCTGATCACCACTACTTCTATTATGCTCATCCTCCTTGCTCTTGATTCACATCCTCCTGACGCAGCATGTATTAGTTATGCCTCATTACTTCTTTCTACACGTCTTTCGCCTCGATTGTTCGATAAAAATCTCCACTTTCTCCTTCACGGCCCCGAGAGCGCACGAAAACATTGTCCTGGCGGGCTTCTCTGTAAGTCCGGACACCCTGCTCGCTTTCATCCGGATGACACCTTCTGGCTCAATCAAAGCTTTTCGAGTGATGCTCGAAGAATTGTTCTGAAAGAACCACGTCGCCAATGCCCCTCGGAGCCGTAGTGTGACCGTGATGCTCATATCTCAGGCCTCGTGCAATCGAATGGTATTCTGAAATGAGAATGAGAGAAACCCGGTACAACATTGTACCGTTCATAGTGACACGATCTGAGGTGCGAAGAATTCAAGCCGAGCAAAGAGGTATACAGATATGCAATGTTTTTGAAGGATGTTTCTACATGTGAAGTCTTTTTAGCTGCCAGTTGAAAAAGGTTCGTGAGTTAGGTTAGTCCAGTCTGggatgttttttctcttttccaagTATTCATCTCTGGTAATTTTATTGCAGTCGAACTCTATTTCATCTTGCAGAGCCATGCTCGAGTAGATCCAGCTGAGGTAGCGTCGATGGAGTCGTTTGCTttctacgaatctgaattttcctTGCAATGTGCGCAATGGCGGAAAATTTTGCAGGAGCGAGTTTAGTTCTTCGCTGAGGCGTTTCTGGAATCCAGGGAAGCAAGCCCCGCCGCCCACACACAGGATGTTGCTGACCAATAGCGTTCTTGTATCTATTGGCGCATTGTGAATAGACTCGAGGATGGCGCGTGGAAGGTTCGCCTCTGGAGACTCGAACAGCACAGTGGTGGCTTCAGAGCGAATATGCGGTCTTATTTGAATAGAGTGAGCATCAGACACAATGAGGGTGATGCAGGAATCCGATACACTGCATGTGACAGGTTTACTAAATTTGGATGGCACAAAACAAAAGCGTCTAGAGATTTTTTCTAAGACTTTTGGGTCAATAGGTGCTAGAGTACGTTCTTGTTCGTTTTGAGTAAGTTCTGAAGAGGTGAGCGAAGGATATGTTTCCAGCAGTTCACCTAGGCGTTCATGGACGTGGAGGGCACCGACGGGCGCGACGCGGAGGGCGCACGTCAGTGCAGAACCGAAGACGATGGGAAGGATAGTCGTCGTCGAATGACCTACG is drawn from Schistocerca gregaria isolate iqSchGreg1 unplaced genomic scaffold, iqSchGreg1.2 ptg000584l, whole genome shotgun sequence and contains these coding sequences:
- the LOC126316453 gene encoding actin-related protein 10-like, whose amino-acid sequence is MHPTTHSPHAILSFGSFSTLCGYVGEPEPRWSIPSNYNLSTTPHPSHVSYPQLIKLLNNSTTFSSALESITRFTQTIFFKYLLTNPHNVHVIILENILTSSKFKESITYILLKRLRVPSLLFLYHQPFSPFALRLHSALVVDVGHSTTTILPIVFGSALTCALRVAPVGALHVHERLGELLETYPSLTSSELTQNEQERTLAPIDPKVLEKISRRFCFVPSKFSKPVTCSVSDSCITLIVSDAHSIQIRPHIRSEATTVLFESPEANLPRAILESIHNAPIDTRTLLVSNILCVGGGACFPGFQKRLSEELNSLLQNFPPLRTLQGKFRFVESKRLHRRYLSWIYSSMALQDEIEFDCNKITRDEYLEKRKNIPDWTNLTHEPFSTGS